The Methanobrevibacter sp. genome contains a region encoding:
- the metG gene encoding methionine--tRNA ligase — translation MSKIFISCALPYANGPCHLGHIRSTYLPADIYARYNRMIGNDVLLVCATDEHGTPIAVKADKENKKPIEISKRYHDMIVKDVESMNISLDNFTRTTDEVHYEIAQNFFMDLYEKGLIYRQDIQQLYCPNCNKFLPDRYVEGLCPVCGSEARGDHCEKCGKALDPTELDEPHCITCGTAPIIKDTFQYAFKLSEFEDDLKEYISSNENLPANVKNYASNWLKEGLNDWTLTRDMDWGIPVPLDEAQGKVLYVWIEAFLGYISSASQWSSQSGMKWEEYWNDFVVHFIGKDIIYHHSIFWPGLLKAYGCKLPDMIYAGEFLSLEGEKMSTSKNWVIWIADFVKDFNPDLLRYYLTINAPLNKDSDFSWDDFQRRNNDELADVIGNFLHRTFTFTRKYFDNKIPEYANPSTEDEEFKSAIENLPSKAGEYISKFEFREGLLEIFKVAKKGNKYFNDQEPWKAVKEDMQKAANCLYLSNQLAKTLAFTLKPYLPTKADEIAKIMNIENLNEWKDASVFLPAGHEINKAKPLFKKIDDEVIEAEKAKLQENLKEKEDENMSDLISIDDFDEVVIKIGQVLEAEKIKKSDKLLKLQVDIGEDKPRQIVAGLAKFYSPEELVDRKVCVVANLQPAKLFGTLSEGMILATGETGALLYPDEAGKVGERIQ, via the coding sequence ATGTCTAAAATATTTATTTCATGTGCACTTCCTTATGCAAATGGTCCATGTCATTTAGGCCATATTCGTTCTACTTATTTGCCGGCAGATATCTATGCAAGGTATAATAGAATGATTGGTAATGATGTGTTGTTGGTTTGCGCTACTGATGAACATGGAACACCGATTGCAGTAAAGGCGGATAAGGAAAATAAAAAACCAATTGAAATTTCTAAAAGATATCATGATATGATTGTTAAAGATGTAGAATCAATGAACATATCTCTCGATAATTTTACAAGAACTACAGATGAAGTTCACTATGAGATTGCTCAGAATTTCTTCATGGACCTGTATGAAAAGGGGTTAATTTACAGGCAAGACATTCAACAGTTATATTGTCCTAATTGTAATAAGTTCTTGCCTGACAGGTATGTTGAAGGCCTGTGTCCTGTATGTGGGTCTGAAGCAAGAGGGGATCACTGTGAGAAATGTGGAAAGGCACTTGACCCAACGGAGCTTGATGAACCTCACTGCATTACATGCGGTACAGCTCCAATAATCAAGGACACTTTCCAATATGCATTTAAGTTGTCCGAATTTGAGGACGATTTAAAGGAATACATCTCTTCAAACGAAAACCTCCCGGCAAATGTAAAAAATTATGCTTCTAATTGGTTAAAGGAAGGTTTAAACGATTGGACCTTGACAAGGGATATGGACTGGGGTATTCCAGTGCCTCTTGATGAAGCTCAAGGTAAGGTACTATACGTGTGGATTGAAGCATTTTTAGGTTATATCTCTTCAGCCAGCCAATGGTCCAGCCAATCAGGCATGAAATGGGAAGAATACTGGAATGATTTTGTAGTGCATTTCATTGGAAAGGATATCATTTACCACCATTCAATTTTCTGGCCGGGACTCCTAAAGGCATATGGATGCAAGTTGCCTGACATGATTTATGCTGGGGAATTTTTATCTCTTGAAGGGGAAAAAATGTCTACAAGTAAAAATTGGGTAATTTGGATAGCTGATTTTGTAAAGGATTTCAATCCTGATTTATTAAGATATTACCTTACAATCAATGCTCCTTTAAATAAGGATTCAGACTTCTCATGGGATGATTTCCAAAGAAGAAACAATGATGAATTGGCTGATGTAATCGGCAATTTCCTGCACAGGACATTTACATTCACCCGCAAATATTTTGACAATAAGATTCCTGAATATGCAAATCCGTCTACGGAGGATGAGGAATTCAAGAGTGCCATTGAAAACTTGCCTTCAAAAGCAGGGGAATATATCTCTAAATTCGAATTTAGGGAAGGTTTGCTTGAAATATTTAAAGTGGCTAAAAAAGGAAATAAATATTTCAACGATCAGGAACCATGGAAAGCTGTAAAAGAGGACATGCAAAAAGCAGCTAATTGTTTATATTTATCAAATCAACTGGCTAAAACATTGGCTTTCACTTTAAAACCATATCTACCAACCAAAGCTGATGAGATAGCTAAAATTATGAATATAGAAAATTTAAATGAATGGAAAGATGCAAGTGTATTTTTACCTGCAGGCCATGAAATAAACAAGGCAAAACCATTATTTAAAAAGATTGATGATGAAGTAATCGAGGCTGAAAAAGCAAAATTACAGGAAAACCTAAAAGAAAAAGAGGATGAAAACATGAGCGATTTAATTAGTATTGATGATTTTGATGAAGTCGTAATTAAGATAGGACAAGTATTGGAAGCTGAAAAAATAAAGAAATCCGATAAACTATTAAAATTACAAGTTGACATTGGAGAAGACAAGCCAAGGCAAATTGTTGCAGGCCTTGCAAAATTCTACTCACCAGAAGAGTTAGTCGATAGAAAAGTCTGTGTTGTAGCTAATTTGCAGCCAGCAAAATTATTCGGAACTTTATCTGAAGGCATGATTTTGGCTACAGGTGAAACAGGTGCTTTACTATATCCAGATGAAGCAGGAAAAGTCGGCGAAAGAATTCAATAA
- the priL gene encoding DNA primase large subunit PriL, producing the protein MAEVSYINPLSNEGKQIIRQYGDLNQIFQEDETLVEIITHTTNQKISDDAIIPKSYHDLAIKRIQWAIEKKNNKNFTQSEFEYLTNEELFMQDVVTFHILCQAIAIQFNTGSRETRLFVESLGTLILERLAKIPPMSRAEIIDEVLDEVKTDGAIHWKSLRDVVASKKLKLTDLLIDDGDIILQQDDFLERFSDKFHDRSPDRMYGILIGDTVKEQILSRLIMQKTEEYIARIKEMSARIEIHPAIIKIGEELKDFIPDETSKYNQYYAGSGGIYGSVQAGKLNPDAFPPCIKTTVEGVSSGGRNDAIVLLLTSFASYARLYPRIFASDESVKVSDMDPDLSITENEILPLIFDAADNCTPPLFEDQPQEKINIISKLGFGMHDKVDINHEGETKWYTPMSCEKIKIHLPHLCHPDKSCKGINNPLSCYGRKKFQLDNTKTEGKNND; encoded by the coding sequence ATGGCTGAAGTTTCATATATCAACCCATTGTCAAATGAAGGAAAACAGATTATAAGACAATACGGCGATTTAAATCAAATATTTCAAGAGGATGAAACCCTAGTTGAAATTATAACTCACACTACAAATCAAAAAATATCTGATGATGCCATAATTCCCAAATCATATCATGATTTGGCCATAAAACGTATACAATGGGCCATTGAGAAAAAAAACAATAAGAACTTCACACAATCTGAATTCGAATACTTGACTAATGAAGAGCTCTTTATGCAGGACGTGGTCACTTTTCATATACTCTGCCAAGCCATTGCAATCCAATTCAATACCGGCTCACGCGAGACAAGGCTTTTTGTTGAATCACTTGGAACATTAATCCTTGAAAGATTGGCCAAAATTCCTCCAATGTCAAGAGCAGAAATAATTGATGAAGTGTTAGATGAAGTGAAAACAGACGGTGCAATCCATTGGAAATCTCTAAGAGATGTGGTGGCTTCAAAAAAACTAAAATTAACTGATTTATTGATAGATGATGGAGACATTATTCTCCAGCAAGACGATTTTCTTGAAAGATTTTCTGATAAATTCCATGACAGAAGCCCCGATAGAATGTATGGAATATTAATAGGCGATACTGTCAAGGAACAGATTCTATCCAGACTCATTATGCAAAAAACCGAAGAATACATTGCAAGAATTAAGGAAATGTCTGCCAGAATTGAAATTCACCCCGCCATCATAAAAATAGGCGAAGAGCTGAAGGACTTCATACCTGATGAAACCAGCAAATATAATCAATATTATGCAGGAAGTGGTGGAATTTACGGAAGTGTGCAAGCTGGAAAACTTAATCCCGATGCATTTCCACCGTGCATCAAAACAACAGTTGAAGGTGTATCATCAGGAGGACGTAATGATGCAATCGTGCTTCTTTTGACATCATTTGCATCATATGCAAGGTTATATCCTAGAATATTTGCCTCAGATGAAAGCGTGAAAGTGTCAGACATGGATCCTGATTTGTCCATTACTGAAAATGAAATCCTTCCATTAATCTTTGATGCTGCAGACAACTGTACACCACCACTATTCGAAGACCAACCCCAAGAAAAAATAAATATCATATCAAAATTAGGTTTTGGAATGCACGATAAAGTAGACATCAACCATGAAGGCGAAACAAAATGGTACACTCCAATGAGCTGCGAGAAAATAAAAATACATTTGCCTCACCTATGCCATCCGGACAAATCATGCAAAGGAATAAATAACCCATTATCCTGCTATGGGCGTAAAAAATTCCAATTGGACAACACAAAAACTGAAGGTAAAAATAATGATTAA
- a CDS encoding CatB-related O-acetyltransferase: MIKEKLFTSNKFTRKFIIWFLSKKENGEWNSKTLRILFKKYRRIDVDFASYGWARDGIDGPLTIGKYCSIGSNFRRISFNHPIDGVSTHPIWFNPKFNWVKKDFRKRAHLKIDNDVWIGDNVTILPNCKHIGNGAVIAAGAVLTKNVGPYEIWGGVPAKCLKKRFDDETCQRLEKSEWWNLPESQLKELIEDFSNPNQFLDKLQR; the protein is encoded by the coding sequence ATGATTAAAGAAAAATTATTTACATCCAATAAATTCACAAGAAAATTTATCATTTGGTTTTTATCTAAAAAAGAAAATGGGGAATGGAATTCAAAGACATTAAGAATTCTATTTAAGAAATATAGAAGAATTGACGTTGATTTTGCTTCTTATGGATGGGCTCGTGACGGTATCGATGGGCCGCTTACAATTGGAAAATATTGCAGTATTGGATCTAATTTCAGAAGAATATCATTTAACCATCCTATAGATGGAGTTTCAACTCACCCAATTTGGTTCAATCCTAAATTTAATTGGGTTAAAAAAGATTTTAGAAAAAGAGCACATCTTAAAATTGATAATGATGTTTGGATAGGCGATAATGTAACAATCCTTCCAAATTGCAAACATATCGGAAACGGAGCAGTAATAGCGGCAGGCGCAGTTTTAACAAAAAATGTTGGACCATATGAAATTTGGGGCGGAGTTCCCGCAAAATGTCTTAAAAAAAGATTTGACGATGAGACCTGTCAAAGATTAGAAAAAAGCGAGTGGTGGAATTTACCAGAATCCCAATTAAAAGAATTAATAGAAGACTTTTCCAATCCTAACCAATTTCTGGATAAATTACAAAGATGA
- the priS gene encoding DNA primase catalytic subunit PriS, whose product MFSKSTIKERRQYYREEWNPKDLPDFIAKDIKKREFGFDHNGRGPNDRYKVFRGTESLRKFLRFKAPFAAYISVAFYNNPRRREDWLKAEYIFDVDAKDIPIRSCQCDGVCETCLGEALEIVNNLIDTLQGDLGLKNIHLIYSGRGYHIRILDEEMMLANSELRSEVLKYVAGAEVPKSQFINSEISNQSFNFEHFSIPIGYSKIFTNKVKFNIQHLVGNEKLDGINPKLMKDIIASRHHLENDDWGYFKRDIGPRRYKNLVEAMARVNLATIDAKVTIDLKRILRLPSSLHSKVSMKCMEVKNRETFDPFDKAVPKFVYERKTA is encoded by the coding sequence ATGTTCTCTAAATCCACCATCAAGGAGCGAAGGCAATATTATCGTGAGGAATGGAACCCTAAGGACTTGCCAGACTTCATAGCCAAAGATATTAAAAAAAGGGAGTTCGGTTTTGACCATAACGGCAGAGGTCCTAACGATAGATACAAAGTATTTAGAGGAACCGAGTCTTTGCGAAAATTTTTAAGATTTAAAGCCCCTTTTGCTGCATACATCTCCGTTGCATTTTACAATAATCCTAGAAGAAGGGAAGATTGGCTTAAGGCGGAATATATTTTCGATGTTGATGCAAAAGACATTCCAATCAGGTCCTGCCAATGCGATGGCGTTTGTGAAACATGCCTTGGTGAAGCCTTAGAAATCGTCAATAATCTCATCGACACGCTGCAAGGTGATTTGGGCCTTAAAAATATACATTTAATATATTCTGGAAGAGGGTACCACATTAGAATTTTAGATGAGGAAATGATGTTGGCCAACAGTGAACTTAGATCAGAGGTTTTGAAGTATGTTGCAGGTGCAGAAGTTCCTAAATCTCAATTCATAAACTCTGAAATATCAAATCAAAGCTTTAACTTTGAACACTTCTCCATTCCAATTGGATATTCCAAAATATTTACCAATAAGGTTAAATTCAATATTCAGCATTTAGTTGGAAATGAAAAACTAGACGGAATTAATCCCAAATTAATGAAGGACATTATTGCTTCAAGACACCATTTAGAAAATGACGATTGGGGATATTTCAAAAGAGACATCGGCCCAAGACGTTATAAAAATCTTGTTGAAGCAATGGCAAGAGTCAATCTGGCAACAATTGACGCTAAAGTTACAATAGATTTGAAACGTATCTTAAGACTTCCTTCATCCCTTCACTCAAAAGTCAGCATGAAGTGCATGGAAGTTAAAAACAGAGAAACTTTCGACCCATTTGATAAGGCAGTTCCAAAATTTGTTTATGAGAGAAAAACAGCTTAG